The following proteins are encoded in a genomic region of Pseudoxanthomonas suwonensis 11-1:
- a CDS encoding PilZ domain-containing protein yields MIPDHRRVPRRQVAFSVPVEDVMTGEVIGHLGNLSEGGLLLIAGVPLLEDALYQLRFVLDGAEPIDVGVHLLWSAPANSPGQNWCGFRFLAISEVHRARVRAWVEAGA; encoded by the coding sequence ATGATCCCGGATCACCGCCGCGTACCGCGGCGCCAGGTCGCCTTCAGCGTGCCGGTCGAGGACGTGATGACCGGCGAGGTCATCGGCCATCTCGGCAACCTCTCCGAGGGCGGCCTGCTGCTGATCGCCGGCGTGCCGTTGCTGGAGGACGCGCTGTACCAGCTGCGCTTCGTCCTCGATGGCGCCGAGCCGATCGACGTGGGCGTGCACCTGCTGTGGTCGGCGCCAGCCAACAGCCCCGGGCAGAACTGGTGCGGGTTCCGCTTCCTGGCCATCTCCGAAGTGCATCGCGCGCGCGTGCGCGCCTGGGTCGAAGCCGGCGCCTGA
- a CDS encoding alpha/beta fold hydrolase yields MVPTPPTAASSHELRLSGAGLQLAATCHGDCEAPATVLFAHGFGQTRRAWTGSATAVARHGHRALAYDARGHGGSDRNPADLVYTAQQFIDDLIVVAGELPRPPVLVAASMGGLFGLCAEARWPGLFRAMILVDITPRWEPAGMQRILAFISAFPQGFASLDEAADAIGAYMPGRARKSEAALREVLRQHDDGRWHWHWDRRLLDELARDGERHQDDLADAARAVRCPLLLLSGGRSDLVSADTVNEFLGLAPHARHVRIADATHMLAGDDNDRFTATLLDYLGELDGMGNTGRCAAPTDPASVNGALP; encoded by the coding sequence ATGGTTCCTACCCCGCCCACTGCTGCCAGCAGCCATGAGCTGCGCCTGTCCGGCGCCGGCCTGCAGCTGGCCGCGACCTGCCATGGCGACTGCGAAGCACCGGCGACGGTGCTGTTCGCGCACGGCTTCGGCCAGACCCGCCGCGCCTGGACCGGCAGCGCGACCGCGGTGGCCCGGCACGGCCATCGCGCCCTGGCATACGACGCCCGTGGCCATGGTGGTTCGGACCGCAACCCGGCCGATCTTGTCTATACCGCCCAGCAGTTCATCGACGACCTGATCGTGGTCGCCGGCGAGCTGCCACGGCCGCCGGTGCTGGTCGCCGCCTCGATGGGCGGGCTGTTCGGCCTGTGCGCGGAGGCGCGCTGGCCTGGCCTGTTCCGCGCCATGATCCTGGTCGATATCACCCCGCGCTGGGAGCCGGCCGGGATGCAGCGCATCCTCGCCTTCATCAGCGCCTTCCCGCAGGGCTTCGCCTCGCTGGACGAGGCCGCCGACGCGATCGGCGCCTACATGCCGGGCCGCGCACGCAAGAGCGAGGCCGCGCTGCGCGAGGTGCTGCGCCAGCACGACGACGGCCGCTGGCACTGGCACTGGGACCGCCGCCTGCTGGACGAGCTGGCCCGCGACGGCGAGCGCCACCAGGACGACCTCGCCGATGCCGCCCGTGCGGTACGCTGCCCGCTGCTGCTTCTCAGCGGCGGACGCAGCGACCTGGTGTCCGCCGATACCGTCAACGAATTCCTCGGGCTGGCGCCGCATGCGCGCCATGTCCGCATCGCCGATGCCACGCATATGCTGGCCGGCGACGACAACGACCGTTTTACCGCCACCCTGCTGGACTACCTGGGCGAACTGGACGGCATGGGGAACACCGGCCGTTGTGCCGCGCCCACCGATCCAGCGTCCGTCAACGGAGCTTTACCATGA
- the pepQ gene encoding Xaa-Pro dipeptidase — MNTVDIAALYPQHLATLKARADEALARCGRDHLLVPSGRRHYQAFDDRDYAFAVNPHFKHWLPLTTVTDSWVVYTPGQRPKLVFLQPLDYWHVVPESPSGWWVEHFDIHVIRSAEEALPLLPPAARSAIIGEANSALGDYTPDNPQAALDYLHYQRSYKTAYEVALMRQAQRRAVHAHRAAERAFRAGESEFGIHMAYCLAAQQDATEVPYQNIVALNRNGAVLHYTELGRSAPDPSLSFLIDAGASHCGYAADITRTYAADRTGEFQALVDAVDAAQQAMCASVRAGTDYRQLHVDAHLALMGILREFGVLKVSPEAALATGVSAAFFPHGLGHPIGLQVHDVAGFAASDRGGSIDRPAGHPFLRMTRVLEPGMVVTIEPGIYFIDMLLDEVRRNGHGDSIDWARVDFFRPYGGIRIEDDVLCTGDAPENLTRAAFAG, encoded by the coding sequence ATGAACACCGTCGACATCGCCGCCCTGTATCCCCAGCACCTGGCCACGCTCAAGGCCCGCGCCGACGAGGCCCTGGCCCGTTGCGGCCGCGACCACCTGCTGGTCCCGAGCGGCCGCCGCCACTACCAGGCCTTCGACGACCGCGACTACGCGTTCGCGGTCAATCCACACTTCAAGCACTGGCTGCCGCTGACCACGGTCACCGACAGCTGGGTGGTGTACACGCCGGGCCAGCGCCCGAAGCTGGTGTTCCTGCAGCCGCTCGACTACTGGCACGTGGTGCCGGAAAGCCCGTCCGGCTGGTGGGTGGAGCATTTCGACATCCACGTGATCCGCAGCGCGGAAGAGGCCTTGCCGCTGCTGCCGCCGGCCGCGCGCAGCGCGATCATCGGCGAGGCCAACAGCGCACTGGGCGACTACACCCCGGACAACCCGCAGGCCGCGCTGGACTACCTGCATTACCAGCGCTCGTACAAGACCGCGTACGAGGTCGCGCTGATGCGCCAGGCCCAGCGCCGCGCGGTGCACGCCCACCGCGCCGCCGAGCGCGCGTTCCGCGCCGGCGAGAGCGAGTTCGGCATCCACATGGCGTACTGCCTGGCCGCGCAGCAGGACGCGACCGAGGTCCCGTACCAGAACATCGTCGCGCTCAACCGCAACGGCGCGGTACTGCACTACACCGAGCTGGGCCGCTCAGCGCCGGACCCGTCGCTGAGCTTCCTGATCGACGCCGGCGCCAGCCACTGCGGCTACGCCGCCGACATCACCCGCACCTACGCCGCCGACCGCACCGGCGAGTTCCAGGCCCTGGTCGACGCGGTCGACGCCGCGCAGCAGGCGATGTGCGCCAGCGTGCGCGCCGGCACCGACTACCGCCAGCTGCACGTGGACGCGCACCTGGCGCTGATGGGCATCCTGCGCGAGTTCGGCGTGTTGAAGGTCTCGCCGGAGGCGGCGCTGGCCACCGGCGTTTCCGCCGCGTTCTTCCCGCATGGCCTGGGCCACCCGATCGGCCTGCAGGTGCACGACGTCGCCGGCTTCGCCGCCAGCGACCGCGGCGGCAGCATCGACCGTCCCGCCGGCCATCCCTTCCTGCGCATGACCCGGGTGCTGGAGCCGGGCATGGTGGTCACCATCGAGCCGGGCATCTACTTCATCGACATGCTGCTGGACGAGGTGCGCAGGAACGGCCACGGCGACAGCATCGACTGGGCGCGGGTGGATTTCTTCCGTCCCTATGGCGGCATCCGCATCGAGGACGACGTGCTGTGCACCGGCGACGCGCCGGAGAACCTCACCCGCGCCGCGTTCGCCGGCTGA
- a CDS encoding acyl-CoA dehydrogenase, which produces MSIAAPILAFLLISGFAAYHRMRLVTWTALQAIALAACWWLGAHQTTTLVMAIITAAVAVPLLLPFIRKPLVVSPLLNVFRRILPPLSQTERIALETGSVGFEGELFTGDPDWQKLLDYPKPQLTAEEQAFLDGPVEELCRMINDWELTHVHADLPPEMWEFIKKNRFFGMIIPKEYGGLGFSALAHHKVIQKIASISSVVSSTVGVPNSLGPGELLNHYGTKEQKDYYLPRLAVGQEVPCFGLTGPFAGSDATSIPDYGIVCKGMWKGEEVLGVRLTFDKRYITLAPVATLIGLAFRMYDPDGLVGDTKDIGITLALLPRDTDGVEIGRRHFPLNSPFQNGPIRGKDVFIPLTQLIGGAEKAGKGWNMLNECLAVGRSITLPSTASGGAKFGARVTGAYARIRKQFGLSVGRFEGVEEALARIGGKAYTVSALSQATAAAVDRGDVPSVPSAIAKYHCTSMGREVISDTMDVIGGKGIILGPRNFAGRNWQAAPISITVEGANIMTRSLLIFGQGAILCHPWVMKEMKAAQEQDRKAAVASFDESLAGHVRFGFSNAVRSFWLGLTGSKFGSVPGNDYTRPFFRKLDRYSANLALMTDVSMMLLGGKLKFKESLSGRLGDVLSHLYMAGAVLKRYHDEGTPEADKPLLAWSMYNSFHVIENALSDALRNFPIRPVGWLLWALVFPLGRRAEAPGDRLNHRVASLLMAPNEARDRLGQGVFLTPCGNNPGGRIDSYLAKAVAAEPVERKFLKALKTKGIEALDFKAQLDEAVAEGVLTADERKLLEELREITMDTITVDDFDVHELRAASYYDKYGSRPAA; this is translated from the coding sequence ATGAGCATTGCCGCGCCAATCCTGGCTTTCCTGCTGATAAGCGGGTTTGCTGCCTACCACCGCATGCGCCTTGTCACCTGGACCGCGCTGCAGGCCATCGCCCTGGCCGCCTGCTGGTGGCTGGGCGCGCACCAGACCACCACCCTGGTGATGGCGATCATCACCGCGGCCGTCGCGGTGCCGCTGCTGCTGCCGTTCATCCGCAAGCCGCTGGTCGTCAGCCCGCTGCTCAACGTGTTCCGCAGGATCCTGCCGCCGCTGTCGCAGACCGAGCGCATCGCCCTGGAGACCGGTTCGGTCGGCTTCGAGGGCGAGCTGTTCACCGGCGACCCGGACTGGCAGAAGCTCCTCGACTACCCGAAGCCGCAGCTGACCGCCGAGGAACAGGCCTTCCTGGACGGCCCGGTGGAAGAGCTGTGCAGGATGATCAACGACTGGGAGCTCACCCACGTCCACGCCGACCTGCCGCCGGAGATGTGGGAGTTCATCAAGAAGAACAGGTTCTTCGGCATGATCATCCCGAAGGAGTACGGCGGCCTGGGCTTCTCCGCCCTGGCCCACCACAAGGTGATCCAGAAGATCGCCTCGATCTCCTCGGTGGTCAGCTCCACCGTCGGCGTGCCCAACTCGCTGGGCCCGGGCGAGCTGCTCAACCACTACGGCACCAAGGAGCAGAAGGACTACTACCTGCCGCGCCTGGCGGTCGGCCAGGAAGTGCCCTGCTTCGGCCTGACCGGCCCGTTCGCCGGCTCCGACGCCACCTCCATCCCCGACTACGGCATCGTCTGCAAGGGCATGTGGAAGGGCGAGGAAGTGCTGGGCGTGCGCCTGACCTTCGACAAGCGCTACATCACCCTGGCCCCGGTCGCGACCCTGATCGGCCTGGCCTTCCGCATGTACGACCCGGACGGCCTGGTCGGCGACACCAAGGACATCGGCATCACCCTGGCGCTGCTGCCGCGTGACACCGACGGCGTGGAGATCGGCCGCCGCCACTTCCCGCTGAACTCGCCGTTCCAGAACGGCCCGATCCGCGGCAAGGACGTGTTCATCCCGCTGACCCAGCTGATCGGTGGCGCCGAGAAGGCCGGCAAGGGCTGGAACATGCTCAACGAGTGCCTGGCCGTGGGCCGCTCGATCACCCTGCCGTCCACCGCTTCGGGCGGTGCCAAGTTCGGTGCCCGCGTGACCGGCGCCTATGCGCGCATCCGCAAGCAGTTCGGCCTGTCGGTCGGCCGCTTCGAGGGCGTGGAAGAGGCCCTGGCCCGCATCGGTGGCAAGGCCTACACCGTCAGCGCGCTGTCGCAGGCCACCGCTGCCGCCGTCGACCGCGGCGACGTGCCGTCGGTGCCTTCGGCGATCGCCAAGTACCACTGCACCAGCATGGGCCGCGAGGTCATCTCCGACACCATGGACGTGATCGGCGGCAAGGGCATCATCCTGGGCCCGCGCAACTTCGCCGGCCGCAACTGGCAGGCCGCCCCGATCAGCATCACGGTCGAAGGCGCCAACATCATGACCCGCAGCCTGCTGATCTTCGGCCAGGGCGCGATCCTGTGCCATCCGTGGGTCATGAAGGAAATGAAGGCCGCGCAGGAGCAGGACCGCAAGGCCGCCGTCGCCAGCTTCGACGAGAGCCTGGCCGGCCACGTCCGCTTCGGCTTCTCCAACGCCGTGCGTTCGTTCTGGCTGGGCCTGACCGGCTCGAAGTTCGGCAGCGTCCCGGGCAACGACTACACCCGTCCGTTCTTCCGCAAGCTCGACCGCTACTCGGCCAACCTGGCGCTGATGACCGACGTGTCGATGATGCTGCTGGGCGGCAAGCTGAAGTTCAAGGAATCGCTGTCCGGCCGCCTGGGCGACGTGCTGAGCCACCTGTACATGGCCGGCGCCGTGCTCAAGCGCTATCACGACGAAGGCACCCCGGAAGCGGACAAGCCGCTGCTGGCGTGGAGCATGTACAACAGCTTCCACGTGATCGAGAACGCGCTGTCCGACGCGCTGCGCAACTTCCCGATCCGCCCGGTGGGCTGGCTGCTGTGGGCACTGGTGTTCCCGCTGGGCCGTCGTGCCGAGGCCCCCGGCGACCGCCTGAACCACCGCGTGGCCTCGCTGCTGATGGCCCCGAACGAGGCGCGTGACCGCCTGGGCCAGGGCGTGTTCCTGACCCCGTGCGGGAACAACCCGGGCGGCCGCATCGACAGCTACCTGGCCAAGGCCGTGGCCGCCGAGCCGGTGGAGCGCAAGTTCCTCAAGGCGCTCAAGACCAAGGGCATCGAGGCGCTGGACTTCAAGGCCCAGCTGGACGAGGCCGTGGCCGAGGGCGTGCTGACCGCCGACGAGCGCAAGCTGCTGGAGGAGCTGCGCGAGATCACCATGGACACCATCACCGTGGATGATTTCGACGTGCACGAACTGCGCGCCGCCAGCTACTACGACAAGTACGGCAGCCGCCCCGCGGCCTGA
- a CDS encoding NTP/NDP exchange transporter has protein sequence MTPSTDDPNRRRGLRQALDQLGVDSPALWWSLLYFFCLLTGYYVLRPVREAMAASSDIEAIFPHGMIAFFADRGVSLGEFALQVIFTSVFLIMLVLQPVYGWLVSRFPRRVFLPVIYGFFILTLLLFYAMFDSGMPGRGLAFILWITVFNLFAVAVFWSFMADVFDNVQARACYGYIGAAGTVGAFLGPLLTKALVTRLGVANMMLVSAVMLVLCVVCLLRLRHYAVRRERARKLASGEQPMGGEVLAGLKLIAREPLLRWLALMVVMGVGVGTLLYNEQNAIARTAFSNAEQRANFFATLDLAVNTLTLVVQLLLTRKILSRFGIAPALLIPGCAIILGFSILAASPLPIMVAIVQVVTRASEFSLAKPARETIYTRVGREWRYKAGAAIDTVIYRGGDLTFVWLHKLLSAFGSNVVFGAGLLVAGTMTFGAWRLLREERKLPPERAG, from the coding sequence ATGACCCCGAGCACCGACGATCCGAACCGCCGCCGCGGCCTGCGGCAGGCGCTGGACCAGCTCGGGGTGGATTCGCCGGCCCTGTGGTGGTCGCTGCTCTATTTCTTCTGCCTGCTCACCGGCTACTACGTGCTGCGCCCGGTCCGCGAGGCGATGGCGGCTTCCAGCGACATCGAGGCGATCTTCCCGCACGGGATGATCGCGTTCTTCGCCGACCGCGGCGTGTCGCTGGGCGAGTTCGCGCTGCAGGTGATCTTCACCTCGGTGTTCCTGATCATGCTGGTGCTGCAGCCGGTGTACGGCTGGCTGGTCAGCCGCTTCCCGCGGCGGGTGTTCCTGCCGGTGATATATGGCTTCTTCATCCTGACCCTGCTGCTGTTCTATGCGATGTTCGACAGCGGCATGCCCGGGCGCGGGCTGGCCTTCATCCTCTGGATCACGGTGTTCAACCTGTTCGCGGTGGCCGTGTTCTGGAGCTTCATGGCCGACGTGTTCGACAACGTCCAGGCGCGCGCCTGCTACGGCTACATCGGCGCGGCCGGCACCGTCGGCGCCTTCCTCGGTCCGCTGCTGACCAAGGCCCTGGTGACCCGGCTCGGGGTGGCCAACATGATGCTGGTTTCGGCGGTCATGCTGGTGCTGTGCGTGGTCTGCCTGTTGCGCCTGCGGCACTATGCCGTGCGCCGCGAGCGCGCGCGCAAGCTGGCCAGCGGCGAGCAGCCGATGGGCGGCGAGGTCCTGGCCGGACTGAAGCTGATCGCGCGCGAGCCGCTGCTGCGCTGGCTGGCGCTGATGGTGGTGATGGGCGTGGGCGTGGGCACCCTGCTGTACAACGAGCAGAACGCGATCGCCCGCACCGCGTTCAGCAATGCCGAGCAGCGCGCGAATTTCTTCGCCACCCTGGACCTGGCGGTCAACACCCTGACCCTGGTGGTGCAGCTGCTGCTGACCCGGAAGATCCTGTCGCGCTTCGGCATCGCCCCGGCGCTGCTGATCCCGGGCTGCGCCATCATCCTCGGCTTCTCGATCCTCGCCGCCTCGCCGCTGCCGATCATGGTCGCGATCGTCCAGGTGGTGACCCGGGCCAGCGAGTTCTCCCTGGCCAAGCCGGCGCGCGAGACGATCTACACCCGGGTGGGGCGCGAATGGCGCTACAAGGCCGGCGCGGCGATCGACACGGTCATCTACCGCGGCGGCGACCTGACCTTCGTCTGGCTGCACAAGCTGCTGTCGGCGTTCGGCTCCAACGTGGTGTTCGGCGCCGGCCTGCTGGTGGCCGGCACGATGACCTTTGGCGCGTGGCGGCTGCTGCGCGAGGAGCGCAAGCTGCCTCCCGAGCGGGCGGGGTGA
- a CDS encoding hotdog fold domain-containing protein yields the protein MTDTTLLRLYRRMQRWPAGQWLFSRAVCFKAPYFASIAPRITMLQPGRCEGTIRHRRKVSNHIGTVHAIAMCNLAELVAGLMTDASLPPSMRWIPRGMEVAYLQKAMGTIRAVATPEAPLVEATEGYALPVLVEASNAAGEAVFRARISMWVSPRPPR from the coding sequence ATGACAGATACGACCCTGCTGCGCCTGTACCGCCGCATGCAGCGCTGGCCCGCCGGCCAATGGCTGTTCTCGCGCGCGGTCTGCTTCAAGGCGCCCTACTTCGCCAGCATCGCCCCGCGCATCACCATGCTGCAGCCCGGCCGCTGCGAGGGCACGATCCGCCACCGCCGCAAGGTCAGCAACCACATCGGCACGGTGCACGCGATCGCCATGTGCAACCTGGCCGAGCTGGTCGCCGGCCTGATGACCGACGCCAGCCTGCCGCCTTCGATGCGCTGGATCCCGCGCGGCATGGAGGTCGCGTACCTGCAGAAGGCGATGGGCACGATCCGCGCCGTGGCCACGCCGGAGGCGCCGCTGGTCGAAGCGACCGAGGGCTACGCCCTGCCGGTACTGGTCGAGGCCAGCAACGCCGCCGGCGAGGCCGTGTTCCGCGCCCGGATCAGCATGTGGGTCTCGCCGCGTCCGCCGCGGTAA
- a CDS encoding GMC family oxidoreductase: MYDYVIIGAGSAGCVLAARLSEDPACRVLLLEAGPRDWHPLIHMPAGLGRLVNQRDINWDYTTEPEPQLLGRRLWWPRGKVLGGCSSINAMCYTRGVPGDYDAWAAAGAEGWDWETVLPYFRRAEGNTRGAGALHGADGPLCVSDLRHRNPLAEAFVESGVQAGWPRNDDFNGPSQEGFGFYQVTQRDGARCSAAAAYLAPARSRPNLEIVTGAMVMRIVVEGGRARAVEYHTGRRAHRAEAGEILLSAGAVNSPQVLMLSGIGPADELRAHGIPVVADLPGVGANLQDHLDICTLHHCPPGLSYDRASELKIAFDYFLRGRRGAGTSNIAEAGGFVRSSLASDDRPDVQFHFVPAMLDDHGRNRLPGDGLTVHACFLRPRSRGRIALRDADPRSPVRIHANYLSDPEGFDLAVMVECARLSRQLLSQPAFARYLGEPIHPSRTDLPDAELEQFVRGKAETIYHPAGTCRMGKDAAAVVDPQLRVRGIDGLRVVDASVMPELPGGNTNAPVIMIAERTADLLRGRAA, translated from the coding sequence ATGTACGACTACGTGATCATCGGTGCCGGCTCGGCCGGCTGCGTGCTGGCCGCGCGCCTCAGCGAGGACCCCGCCTGCCGGGTGCTGCTGCTGGAAGCCGGGCCGCGCGACTGGCATCCGTTGATCCACATGCCCGCCGGCCTCGGCCGCCTGGTCAACCAGCGCGACATCAACTGGGACTACACCACCGAGCCGGAGCCGCAGCTGCTCGGGCGCCGGCTGTGGTGGCCGCGCGGCAAGGTGCTGGGCGGCTGCAGCTCGATCAATGCCATGTGCTACACCCGCGGCGTGCCCGGGGACTACGACGCCTGGGCCGCGGCCGGTGCCGAAGGCTGGGACTGGGAGACCGTGCTGCCGTACTTCCGCCGTGCCGAGGGCAACACCCGTGGCGCCGGCGCGTTGCACGGTGCCGACGGTCCGCTGTGCGTATCCGACCTTCGCCATCGCAATCCACTGGCGGAAGCCTTCGTCGAATCCGGCGTGCAGGCCGGCTGGCCACGCAATGACGACTTCAATGGGCCGTCACAGGAAGGATTCGGCTTCTACCAGGTCACCCAGCGCGACGGCGCGCGCTGCTCGGCCGCGGCTGCCTACCTGGCGCCAGCCCGGTCGCGTCCGAACCTGGAGATCGTCACCGGCGCGATGGTGATGCGGATCGTGGTCGAAGGCGGCCGCGCCCGGGCGGTCGAGTACCACACCGGCCGGCGCGCCCATCGCGCCGAGGCCGGCGAGATCCTGCTCAGCGCCGGCGCGGTGAACTCGCCGCAGGTGCTGATGCTGTCCGGCATCGGCCCGGCCGACGAGCTGCGCGCACACGGCATACCGGTGGTCGCCGACCTGCCCGGCGTCGGCGCCAACCTGCAGGACCACCTCGACATCTGCACCCTGCACCACTGCCCGCCCGGCCTGAGTTACGATCGCGCCAGCGAGCTGAAGATCGCGTTCGACTACTTCCTGCGCGGCCGCCGTGGCGCCGGCACCAGCAACATCGCCGAGGCTGGCGGCTTCGTGCGCTCGAGCCTGGCCAGCGATGACCGCCCGGACGTGCAGTTCCATTTCGTCCCGGCCATGCTCGACGACCATGGCCGCAACCGCCTGCCCGGCGACGGCCTGACCGTGCACGCCTGCTTCCTGCGTCCGCGCAGCCGCGGCCGGATTGCCCTGCGCGACGCCGACCCGCGCAGCCCGGTGCGGATCCACGCCAACTACCTGTCCGATCCGGAAGGCTTCGACCTGGCGGTGATGGTCGAGTGCGCACGGCTGTCGCGGCAGCTGCTGTCGCAGCCGGCCTTCGCCCGCTACCTGGGCGAACCGATCCATCCGTCGCGCACCGACCTGCCGGACGCGGAGCTGGAACAGTTCGTGCGCGGCAAGGCCGAGACCATCTACCACCCAGCCGGCACCTGCCGCATGGGCAAGGACGCGGCAGCCGTGGTCGACCCGCAGCTGCGGGTGCGCGGCATCGACGGCCTGCGCGTGGTCGATGCCTCGGTGATGCCGGAGCTGCCCGGAGGCAACACCAATGCGCCGGTGATCATGATCGCCGAGCGCACCGCCGACCTGCTGCGCGGCCGCGCCGCCTGA
- a CDS encoding TetR/AcrR family transcriptional regulator produces MDTTTAPAPPSAAPARGARLSAADWAQAALDVIAEQGVSAVAVEPLARRLGVTKGSFYWHFPSRDALLQAALERWEEVEQEQVFGSLEDVPDPRERLRQLFQLVGHETKPHAIYSELLRALEHPAVGPVIQRVSQRRQDYLTASFRQAGLGRTEAINRARLTYAAYVGFLQLRPQQPKMTHEEFEEYLEHVINTLIPN; encoded by the coding sequence ATGGATACGACCACTGCGCCCGCTCCCCCGTCCGCCGCGCCTGCCCGCGGTGCCCGCCTCAGTGCAGCCGACTGGGCCCAGGCCGCCCTCGACGTCATCGCCGAACAGGGCGTGTCCGCCGTCGCGGTGGAGCCGCTGGCGCGCCGCCTTGGCGTGACCAAGGGCAGCTTCTACTGGCACTTCCCCTCGCGTGACGCGCTGCTGCAGGCCGCGCTGGAGCGCTGGGAGGAGGTCGAACAGGAACAGGTGTTCGGCAGCCTCGAGGACGTGCCCGATCCGCGCGAGCGCCTGCGCCAGCTGTTCCAGCTGGTCGGCCACGAAACCAAGCCGCATGCGATCTACAGCGAGCTGCTGCGCGCGCTGGAGCACCCGGCGGTCGGTCCGGTGATCCAGCGCGTCTCGCAGCGTCGCCAGGATTACCTCACCGCGTCGTTCCGCCAGGCCGGGCTCGGCCGCACCGAGGCGATCAACCGCGCCCGCCTGACCTACGCCGCCTATGTCGGCTTCCTGCAGCTGCGCCCGCAGCAGCCGAAGATGACCCACGAGGAATTCGAGGAATACCTCGAGCATGTGATCAACACGCTCATCCCCAACTGA